AAAATGAGTCTGATTTAATCATAATTACAAAACTTGATCATATTTCTATTCACGAAGAGTGCTAAATTTGATAGGCCTAATTCTGTCAATATCAGCATATAAAAAGAACAAAGAGAGGGAGTGTTTATGATCAAACCTCCAAACATTTGATTACTctaaaaagccctgaatgtgctccgTCCAGACTTCTAACTGTGGCATATATggtctcagagaaattcactaaaatatattGTCTTCTGTTGTATAATGGATCATTTTGGTAATTTGGTAATTACAGATGTATTGCACATAGTTTACATACTGCagaaatataatgaataataatattcctaactgtatttttaatattaaatagctAGAGGCTTTACATATCATCTGAAGATGTGTTTAAACCTTGGCTTCATGTGCGATGCAGTTTTATGAGATTCAGTTCTGAACCCATTCATTTACTGCAGAGATTTACTGCCAGCAGCTTTGTAATAAAACCAAAAACTAAGCTTGTTGGGCTTCATCTATATTTATCTCTGTCCATCTGTGAACATGAGTCTCAAGGCTGGTGTTTCAGATTGTACTAGGAGGCTGCACAAATCTCTACGCACCTGCACTACGCTctgagaaatgaaaaaaagaactgCTGACTGGTCTTTTCTCCCCCAAAATGAGTGCAGATTGTATCTGCAGACCTCCTTGTATACATTCACAGGTAAAAATAGTAAGCGTGGGTTACCCATGAACTCAGTTGCCCTTTAGTACTTTAAGGTCACAAGCCACAGGAACAAAGTGGGAAGCTGTGTCTAAAGGGTGAGCAATATTTTTCCACCACTGCCATGTCTTTAGAGGTCTGAGAAAAAAACTATGCAAGTTATGTTGAATTGATATCCAATCTTTAAATATAACACAACTCTGTTTTGATACAActttcatttgaaaaaataaaataaaatattgctttattcATGCATGTTTATATATAAGTTGGGTCAGAGAAATCTCACCCAACAATACAAAACAGAATtttaacactgttaaaaaatCCTAATGTTACCTTACTTGTAGAGTTTTGCATTTATttccattaattaaaaatatatgtattattattgttgttgtttttacacagaatgtgtgaattaaaaatacaccAAAATACTTTCAGGAATtaaagttttttattgtttttatttttaacagatgAATTTCCCATGATGCCCTGCCCTCGGCTCTAATGAGCGGCATCTATCGGAAATACTCTTGTTGTGCCCATAGGCAGGTTGTGCCTGTAGATTTGGTTTGTGTAGGGCTTTCGTTTTACTGACCTTACGATAAGAAATATCCATCGTGCTGTGCAAACCCTCCTTTCACCGCATGTCACTTGTCACAGATGGAAATTAGACATATGACCTATTCACGTGTAGTTCATCGCTCATCTAAAGCAAAGCTAATGATGCTAACTGCGTTAGCCTctccttttattttctttcctttctctGGTCAGTTTTTGCACCAAAGTAGTTAAATGAACTCGTATAAAGAATTATGCAAATAAAAGACGTTTGAATAGGACTGTAAACAATTGGTTTATTTTGGGCCGTTTCCATAACGAACAAAGCTAAAAATTTATCATGTACAATAAATggcttaatatttaagtaaacaacaCGCTTTACAGGAATACAGTTGTTATAATAATTTAGTAATTATTAAACAGAGTCAAAGTGATTTTTTTGTCTTAAGTGTTTATCATAATATTAACAACCAGTTTTAACTAATTTGTCAAAGTAAATGCATATATTACTGTGGGTGTGTAATCCCTTCCATTTCTAGGGAAGGTTTTTAGTGATTCTGGtaaaacgtatttatttatttttgtcactaATGATCATTGATAATATTTATTATGCTCACCAATACAAGTACATAGCACAATTCTTCATTTTTAGTACCCTATTATGTGTATAACCATGACAACAATTCTTAATTTAACCCAATAAAATGTCTGTTGAATTCAGCTTCCTTATTTATCTGTCAATTctaatttatctttttatttcaatatttttttttttagattttggtTGAAATATAGAGAATTTATGTGAAATGTAagtgtctctgtgtatgtgtgtctatatatatatatatatatatatatatatatatatatatatgtgtgtgtgtgtgtgtgtgtgtgtgtgtgtgtgtgtgtgtgtgcctgcgtgcgtgcatgcatgcatatatatatatatatatatatatatatatatatatatatatatatatatatatatatatatatatatatatatatatatatatatatatatatatatatatatatatatatatatatattgtgggtACCGGTACTCAATCAAATTTGATTTGGGCAgcaaatttattttgtaaatattctacatacatacaaaattaaattgatatatttacacatacttcttatatttatgttttcttaAACACCGTTATTTGAGTTATTGTCAAAGTCTGCAGCACAAACAGTGCAGGAGTTACACACCAAAATGTAATTACAGTTATAATGGCATAGAGAACACCACTAACCAGGTAATATAGCAGACTTTCACTTGCCTAAATTGTGTAGCCATTTCAGtacttgtttttatttctgtacattCTCACAGACATTCAGCGAAGACATCGGTGGCTCTGTGGGAAAGCTCATTGTTTGGTACTGTACGTCTTCATGGCTTCTTAAAAACTCTAGAATCTGGTAAAATACAGACGTCACGACACATTGAACACAGAATGACATACGCTGCTAAAGACCACAGGAGTGGAGAGTGTACATGAGCTATGCATTCACAACACCACACACACTTTGAGAATATTAATAAGAGTTATACAAGGATTTTACAAACACATCAATTTCAGTGCCAATGGAGATGATAGACAGTGTAAAATTTAgttcaattactttttttaacacaatattattagactaataatatttataatatttcagactaataatattataaaattaataatattatgtgACTAATAGTTCAAATAACAATTtaacgaaataaataaatatacatttaagaaaacaaCCCAgaagtaacatttttaaataatataataaataagaaattatttaaaatttggaTATGACAAGACATTTTTGCAATCACTTAAATACCAATTCaaaatggtgcattgtgggaaacTGAAATTATCATTCTGCATGAACATCTGATGTTATTAAATGTGCACAAAAGCATTTCGAGGCCTGCGTGCCAACTAGTGTGAGcagacaacaaaataataataataataataataataataataataataatacacaatgcTGCTGCACTGACTGAATAATTCTATCTGTACAATTCATGCAGCGCTAGCACGATGCAATTCAGTAACTTTTGCAAAAGAACTCGAGGACTATCTCAAACTGTATTCTTGAATTTCCCTCTCCTGAACCGGTTCACTCTGTTATGTCCAAAAATACCCTCGTAATGCAACAGAGAAACCGGAGCTATATTTTGATATGTGCTATATTATAAAACTGGATATCAATGTATCAGTACAGGCTTATAAGTATATTCTCTACAAATGCTGTAGcaatacattttaacatactGTTTTGGGAAACCTGGACTTGGCCATTGCACAAAACTGATGAAAActggaagaggagaaggagggtGCCATGCAGTGGGTGATCGCCCCACCGTACAGATCATTTTAGGTCACCCTCGTCCCCCTGAATGGTCTTCTTGATCCGCAGAAGCATGGTGGTGTGCCACTGGTCCAAGCGTGAGATGGTGTCAAACTCCTTCACCTAAAAGACGGTGAAAGAATGAAGACAGTACGAGATATCTGTGATGTTAACATCAACAAAAACAAACTGCAAAGAAGTAGATATGGTGCATTCAACTCCTCCTGGGAAGTTTGAATTTATGAGTTCAAGTTACTTATCAAAGAAAGATGTCGATATACCAACAAAACTATTCAGCAAAACTCAAAGATAAAGAAATGCACATCAGCTATGTTTTTGTGTAGTGTTTTTATCAAGTTAAAAAGGTACTATACATCTAACTGTTTTAGATTTTATTGTGATTTTAGAATACTATAAAATTTTGTACATCTTAGttttacagtaaatgaaaaaaatgccATATTTTCCAACAGATATACCCTCAACCTGGGATATAAAGAAAGTTCAGTTTCCCTCTTCTACATGTGCGTTTAACTCGTAAATACGAACTTTTCGACATGACCCACTCCAGACTCATGCCAGCGGTTGAAGTattaagtattttaacattagaaaaatatatttcatttactctttaaaaataaaatggaacaatgatatcaattttttttaagaagaagaagcTGAAAGTCATACCGCTTCTGTGAAAGCCTCTGCATTTTGCTCCTCATGTGCCTCTAGAAGTTTCTGTAAGGACAAAACCTCTTAGAAGTATACAACAATGAATATTCATTTCTGAAAGTGGTGCAAAACTCAATGCGAGGGATTGCCTGGATATTGCGAAAAATTCAGAGTGGTTTTCATCATGATATTATGCAATTGGAGGTTTCTGAGTTTGGAAATTAACAATGGTTAAAAAATGGCATCAAAATGAACATAAATGCCCTATTACGACTGTcatgtttaaaatttaaattcattttacacATTGTTTTTGCAGCAATGCAAACTGCATCAGTGATGGGGAACATTCTTTGCCCACTTTCTGTATACAGTTTATTTCAGATAAGAATAACAGTTTACCACTACTAAGAAAACCAATGTGAATTCTTGATTTGATGAGTAAAAAAGAAGATTATGCCGTAAAAAGATAATAATATTGCAGCCCTATTCTGTAATAAGttccttttaattttaaatacttcATGTATGCTATTGAAAATTACAATAATCACAGTCATAACATTATTCAACTGTTGTGTAAATACATGCATGCCACCTTTATAAAATGTACCCTTATAAAGATGCTATAAGAAAATCACTTCCGGAGAGGAAAACATAGCAGTCCTGTCAGATATGGTTTgattataaaatgtgtttttatctgtaGTAAACTGTATTATAACAAACCTTCAGAAGCTTGCATTCTCTTGAATCTGAGAAGGCTGGAAACATCTCTTCATACTTTCCAACAGCGAGCTACAACAGAAATCCCATATATTATCTGCAGCAGTTCTCCATATATAATCATGTATTCTGACCTGATGGAGACGGAGAGCTGACCTTTGCATTTAGCTCGTCCACGATGAAGTGGCACAAGGAAGCTTTGAAGAAGTATTCTTTGGCGCTGTATTTCAGTAGGGGATTGTCCATGGTGCTGGTTCCAACCTGTTTACAGACAGGAATTCCCGAGTGATTTAGCAACTGCTGGTGAGCGAGTAATGTGGCAAGAATCTGCAGGAGACCGACAGATGGCGGCTTACCTGCTCATAAATCTCTATTGCTTTCGGGTACTGCTCTAACTGAGCGCTGTATGAAGCCACCTTCAGCAGACACTTGTTTGCAGAGCTGTAAATTAAGCAAACAGATCATATCAAAGCTTAAAGCACCATTCAAAATACCTCAATTAATCTTAGAAACCTCTCCTTAGAAACAAAGTGGTTAAACGTGGGAGGAAAAACAAGACCTTTATTATCTGGCTTCTACTAAGCAGCCTTACCTGTTTGATTCCTCTCCTTTGTAATAGTCAGCAGCTTGTTCATAATGTGCAATCGCCTTTGGAGAATCAAAAACAGAAATCTCAATCTTAAAGGTAACAGACATTGAGTGTTTACATTCATAACAAATAGCTATATAGCTGCTAACTATCAAAAGAAAACTCCAGAAACCTTTATAAAAGCTGTTTACattggtattttttattaataatatttcaatgattttataataaattattttattattattattactatgaaagaTTAATGatccattaataataattaaaaaaatacattcaaatatttctcaaaatattttttgcgtattattattacataatattatacattattttgaatgaaaaatattattttctcttgatgttttttttcttcttctcttgacCATTTATAAAGTCTCTGGGAAAAGAACCTCATTTAAAATGTGAccttatttgaaaataaataataccggtacattataattatattattttctcaACTGGGTTTTTGTTTAACTGTCTATGATCTGTCACAGAGAAAAGAAGCACATTTCATGCATAACCTTAAACATTTTTGGTGTATTAAACATAGCGCATGTAAATGTGCAGATTTATAATGTGCTGATTTATAGCCTTTCTGGTGGCTAGACAGCAATctggttaaaatgtattttgagatAAACATTTTCAAACCTGAATTATGAATATCTGTTTAATTAGAAGCATCAATCcagctgtttttgtgttttatactTGTACTACTTCAAATACAACGCCCTACAAATGATAGCTGTCTCACAGCACTCTGCATTCTCAGTGTAAGATGCACCTTCAGTTTACACTAAATATCATTTTTGTACCTTCTCAATGTCCACCAGCTCTGATTCATACACCTCAGCGATTGTGATATGATGCTTGGCTGCGATGGTGAATCTTCCCTGAAGACAGAACGGAGGAGACTTTATAAACCTGACTGTCAGTTGAATATCTCATTCAGTATCCATCAAACTTTTCTATCTGAACATCTACATGCTTTGTTGATTCCATATGTGCTTTGGATACAGATTCTAGGCTTCATCTTGGGATGTTTAAGAAATTTCTCCCAGATTTTGAAAAGGGGAGGGATGCCTGTCATAAAATGTTAAACTGCTCTATGTGAGTTTCTGCTGGGATAGTTGGTGGATTGCTAGACAGCTAAAACtggaaatgctgtttaaaaataccCAAAATGACATAGTACAGCAATGGAACAGCCTGGATGAACATTATATCAACTATGATTTTGACTGCTACAAAAACATCTTACCATGTCTGTGTAAATATCAATGGCTGCGTTTAAGCACTTGATAGCCTCTAATCGCAAGCATTAAAGAGAAGGAGGAGGAAGAGTTAGACAGTCAGACTTATGATCAACCATATGGAAATAACACAATATATCTGAATCCTATTGTCTATATGTGTAGTGATTTACTCTTGAATCTactctataatatatatacatacagccCATGTAAACGCGTGTAAATACCtacttacatttttaatacaCTGTATATTCAAATGCACACTTTCTATGATTTTTGCAACACATTTGTGAGTGGATTGTGGCATAATTTCTACCTCCTAATATAAATTGCAATGCGGCAAtgggtcctggagggccagtgttcTGCAttgtttcattaatttaaataaaaagtgaaagatgaatatatattgttttattaatttaaataaaaagggaAAGATGAAAATTAGAACGCATTTATATAATATGATCGTTATGATGTGAAAACtggaattaaaattaaatattaaacaaaatgtagGAAAATGAGGACAAAATGTGCGGTAGGAAATGAACAAAAAatcttcaaggaacatgatctttacttaatattctaattaatttttggcataagagagaaatctatcattttgacccatacaatgattTTTGGGATATTGCTTAAAGTCTACCCCAgtgatttaagactggttttgagcTCCAGGGCCATATATGATGGATCAGCAACAGTCATATATTACATATTCATCTTGACATGTATCAACATCTGCTAATACTGAATAAATCAACCGACTGTCATGAAGCTGGAAGTTATCTGTGAACCTCACCTTGTGGATCTGCCTTCTTGAAAGCATTTCCCGCATCGATGTAGCTGGTGGCTGAATCGTGTTTATTCTGAAGCTGCATGTGAAGTCTGGCCGCCTGACAGAAAGCATTGCCTGCAGCTGGATACAgcagaatatgaatatataataaacatcatAATATATCCTGTCAATTACAAACCAAGCTGTAGAATTATTCAAGATGACATTAGGATAACTTCCTTAATGAGattattttcattcagaaatatgtatattttagcaGTTATACATGGTCTATTACATAATGACcttttaagcattatataatacaATTCTGCTTATTAAAGATTTACAGAAGCTTGTCATGTCTGCACCACTAAAAAGCACATACCACTCCAGTTTTTGGCCATTTTGAACATGTTGGCTGCTCTGGCGTACATCTCACATGCCTCTTCCACTTTATTATTTCCTCTGAAAGATGTGAGAAGATTCAGTTATGCATTTTTTGCAATTTAATACCTCAATGAAAACTATAACGTTTGCCCTAACAAATCTACAAACTAGAAGGTAAACACTTTATTAATATTGGTTAATATTGATGTACCAAGAcaaattttattgtatatatattattgggtTAAGTCAGAAAATTATAGCTGGACAGATAAACAGAAAGGCCTAGAAAACTTGTGTCCTGGTGGGAATATTCAATCGGGTCAGTTTTCAAGTGCCTCATATCATATTAATTAAAcctatttgaaataaatctgtTTCACATCATACTAGGTCAGAGCTTGTTTACTATAAATAAGACTGAATAAGTGCTCAATATGTTTGGACTGTCAATAAAGCATCTCACTGTTACTGTCGACACAGagctcttcaaaaaaaaaaaaaggaaattaaactgAAGAATGGCTTTAATCAGACATTGTTGTAAAGTTTAAAtccataaattataattattaaaataaagttatacttttaaatgtatatttgaaaaatgttatatttaaaaattctaaattattttaatattttgttttattaatcaggatatttaaaataagtacacgtagatattttaatgtaatacgaataatattaatattaaaatagtaccatatatttgtttcatattaattttaaataactattataTAATGTGCAACAGACTAAAAATTCAAGtgcatatgtaaatataaaaaagaagtAACAAATAAAATCTGTATCTAATAAACAAGGTTGTAGCATTGTACATGTGTTcccttttttaatattattatagtgACATAAAAACAAGCCACTGTGCCACTAATACGCCATCAACGCAATAACACTTTACTTGGTGGCCAAATCATAAAATCGCAtcagttatattattatttaattaattaattatgaacaTACAAAAATCGTTATTCAAAAAGATCAACTATGCATTATAATGAACAAGCCTTTTTTTCCATCGGTTGATGCGCAAAGCGGCCTGTCACAGCTTGGGCCCTTGTACaataaaattcacatttatttttcgTTTTTATGAACTAAAAACTCAGTTTTAACTGATTTACATAAAGCTAAACCTTGGCAACATGATCATATTGACAGTATATCTTAACAGACTAGCGGACTGATCGGATAAAAAGGAAGGAAGAAGCGTGTATTTAATCTTACCCAAACATTCCTCCTAAAAAAGAGCCGGAAGACTTCACTTTCTTATCGGCTTCAGCCATAAGTTGAATTGCCTCCTTTTCTTTCCCGGAATTGTCCATTATTTCCTAGTTAAATGAACAGATAAACACTAAAACCTATTTTCATTTATCTGCTCGTTTCTCTCGCGATCTGTCACTATGACAGCGGGGGATTACTGTCATTGCGTTTATTAAGCGTAGGCGTTCAGGACGCTCGAGCAAAGCATTATGGGATTTGTTGTTTTGCAACCAAGCTTAAATGAACGGCCGGTAAAAAGAATCGAACACAAATAAACTACAACtcccatatacacacacatcaatGCGCGTTACGTAATATTGCACATTTTATATTGTAAGAAATTATGcctagatttatttttaaattattttaccctcaattttatattatttacccCCCCCCCTTTTGATTAGATGTGTGGTTTAGTTTAGTTAGAGTATGTGAAGATAAATATTGTAGGCTTAATGTTGGTTCAGGTTGACTCATATATAATTTGCTTTGCTTTCACCACGATGTTGATTAATCGGCAACAAGCTCCTGCCATGCCACTGCAGAATATTATGACGAAGTAATCACATTGCATACTGAGCACTAGATGGTACTGTAGATCGCAAGACTAGTTCACTACAAGTTTAAGGGCTTAAACACTGAAAGTAGCTCAGTATTAGTTTGCTTGGGTCTTTCATCAAACAGTGAATATGCACTGTAAAATACTCCCAAAGAAAAAGTTACTGAATAAGAATAACCAATCTATAAACATAAATGTGAGTGTGACATAGAGtgatatataacataacataggTAATATCTTAAAGTTGTAAAGACAGCAAAACAATGAAAGAAACAGGCTGAAGAAAACAACTTTATAGGAGTGTGTACTTTCAAGAATCAAATCATCAACAAAGTACAATAAAAGCATCACACCTTTCCTTCCTTTGTTTATATAAGACTCATTTCAGGAAAGCATGGTTTGTTTTCTTTCCTCTGCACTCGTTTGCAGCAATATGTGGAAAATAACTATTGGTAACTTGTATTAAAACTTGCCAGTATCTCTGGCCATTATAAGTAGCTTAAGAATGTGGGCAGCTCACTAtgatttcagacacagccttCAGAGTAAAATGGAGTTTTGCTGGTGATTTTCCATTGATGCTTTTATGTATAATGTAAGAGAACAAAGAGGAAATGCTCACCTGCGGCCAGCAAagaatgttaaatattaatggaCAGGACACAGCTGCAGAATGACGTCACACCAAAGGCCACCTCACCTGTGTCAGATAAAAGAGCATTTCAACATCAAACATTGAAATGTCACATCTATGAAGTCAGCATACTCTAACATTTACAATCACCCTGTATCAAAGATTAACAGCATTTGAATTCTTACTTCcgttttatttttcatctttataGTTGTTTTCACCCACAATTAAGTCAGCTCCatctatttaatgtaaaaattacatCCAAcccttttttgtaaatgtttactttgtgtatgttttattcattttttattaattaaatattattatttatgcctggaaaatagcttttttaatttatattattcaatactaaatatatatattttttttacatatattatcattataatttgtattgttatttttatatttcatattttacattcaaAATCCAACCAAAAAGCACCATAGCACAGCAATATTTGCATACTAAATTAAGATTGGCCTATCAAATATTCAcattaaatgatatatttttctttaaaaaaaaaatcacaatttattCATGGAGAGTGAACAATATATTGGTGCAAACTGGCACCCTTTTCCTATAGTGCACTATAAGACATAGCAGCCATTATAAAACCTGAATTTGAAGTGTGCACTTTCATTCCTATCCTATGTACTACTTTCTATCCATAATGCATCGTATTTGTTGTGCCCAAGCATTTGGTAATTTTGGGATCACCCAGAATAAAAGCAAAGACCCAACtttcattgtaaataaatatgaatattctgGCTCTCAGAGTGTTGTTCTGGTTTATGTTGTCTGAGAGTGAATTCATACAGCAAGCTAGAGACCAGTGTGGCACTGAACAGCAAACATGCATGATTTAACTGCATGTGCTGTAGTGAGGACAAGCAGAATAAAAACTTGCTGAGAGACAAGATCACACTGACACTCAGTAGCATATACAGGTTTAATGAGGCACATTCATTCAAATATATATCCCATTTACAGTAAAGAGCTCATGCCAACTTCacatctgaataaaaagatgattCAATTTTGTTCTGCTGAAACCATTAGTTTCATTTAAGAATGAATTTGTGGATAGATACAGTATAGtagtgaaaatataataatatacaagcGAGAAACATTTTCAAGTGTCTTTTTTACAaccgagatttttttttttaaagaagcaggCCTCACTCTTAGCTACTCAAATGCAATAGCTATTGTTAGCTTTTATAATAATCCTGCATTTTTGTTGTTCGAGAAATTGAAATACTACgctgtattaatattaaatacttACTTTGATAAAGAAATCGATAAATACTTGAAGAGAAAAAAATCAGGTGTTCCTCAacagaatattaaaaaattacaacaacaaaaaaattctatattCTATACACCATTTTTTTGCATCACCATATACAGCAAATTGGcttaattaagcaaaaacgctGCCTTTGTGGAAGTTAGCATTGTGTAATTGTCCCCAATATCATTCTTTACAAGGTTATACTCGATTATAAAATATCTCAGGCTTAAGTTTGGCTTTAATGACGGAGTGCATTTGTGGCTTAGTTCTGGTGCTTTGTTGAAAGATTACAGACATCGAGTGAAAGTGGACAGGCTGTGTGCGTCTCAAGAGGAACTGAGGCCGGAATCGCACTCCCCGTTGGACTCCTGGGATTTTCCTGCACATGGACTGGAGGAGCAGGGAATGCTGTAGGAGGAGCAGGCACACGTCTGAATGACCTCCTTTAGACTTCCACCCTGTTCctctactttgaagatgtttggCTGCTCGAGTTTGTCATCACAAATTCTGTGGACAAAGAAACGTTGCAAAACATTTGTTTAAGCTCTGGGTCAATCTGAGGGAAAGGAAAGGAGTGCCATCTAACAAGaagtacaaataataaataataaaagtagccATCCGGGGTGAAGGGGAGGGGATCATACCAAGGTTTTGACCAAAGGCAAAAACAAAATGTGAGTGGATTTTACtgtagttttcagtgttttatgaTAAGCATCTCCATATTTGTGCCATATCATGCTTTTCATTTCTGCTACAGACCTTGGAGTAGACAGAATATTTAATATGACAAATGAAAACGAAGCTTTGAGCATTACAAGTATAGTCTGTGCAACGaacaaaattaaaaatctttgttGGGCAAAATAACATCTCCAGAAAACATGGTAATTATGACACTTTAGGACAGTGAGACAGTTTAAACAGACTGTGATTGTACCCCCATAGCCTCATTTTCATCCATATCAAATTAAAGTTAACATGAACAGCTGTCGCAACCTATTGTACTTCTGCAGTCTGAATGAAAAGGTATATACAATTTTTATTCCAAATTACAACTGTTTCCAGACTGGATTCTTTTAAATAAGATTCTTTTAAAAACTCCAAACCAAAAGGTTTCTTTCCGCtgaacacaaaagcagatataATACAGAAGTAGTATGGGAAAGTCAATGGGTACTATCATCTGTTTTGaaaacaacattcttcaaaagtcTTCTTTGTGTTTAGCACAAGAAAGAAACAAAtggaggtgagtaaataatgacagaattataatttttgagtgaaatattccTCTAAGATTATGCATTATTATTCCTTCTTTGGAATAGAAATTGTTTATATTAAGATCAGGTATGAACacttaaaaaacatatatttagaatttcatgttgactttatgaTGTCTACTCTCACAAAggtcaataaattaaaaacaagccGCATTCTCTTTCAGAATAAACAAATCCAACCTCTGCTTGGGACTTCTCACAGCTGAAAGAGGCTCAGGGATCTTATTTAGATT
The sequence above is a segment of the Carassius gibelio isolate Cgi1373 ecotype wild population from Czech Republic chromosome A20, carGib1.2-hapl.c, whole genome shotgun sequence genome. Coding sequences within it:
- the LOC127938524 gene encoding beta-soluble NSF attachment protein isoform X2, giving the protein MYARAANMFKMAKNWSAAGNAFCQAARLHMQLQNKHDSATSYIDAGNAFKKADPQEAIKCLNAAIDIYTDMGRFTIAAKHHITIAEVYESELVDIEKAIAHYEQAADYYKGEESNSSANKCLLKVASYSAQLEQYPKAIEIYEQVGTSTMDNPLLKYSAKEYFFKASLCHFIVDELNAKLAVGKYEEMFPAFSDSRECKLLKKLLEAHEEQNAEAFTEAVKEFDTISRLDQWHTTMLLRIKKTIQGDEGDLK
- the LOC127938524 gene encoding beta-soluble NSF attachment protein isoform X3, which produces MLSVRRPDFTCSFRINTIQPPATSMREMLSRRQIHKGRFTIAAKHHITIAEVYESELVDIEKAIAHYEQAADYYKGEESNSSANKCLLKVASYSAQLEQYPKAIEIYEQVGTSTMDNPLLKYSAKEYFFKASLCHFIVDELNAKLAVGKYEEMFPAFSDSRECKLLKKLLEAHEEQNAEAFTEAVKEFDTISRLDQWHTTMLLRIKKTIQGDEGDLK
- the LOC127938524 gene encoding beta-soluble NSF attachment protein isoform X1, whose amino-acid sequence is MDNSGKEKEAIQLMAEADKKVKSSGSFLGGMFGGNNKVEEACEMYARAANMFKMAKNWSAAGNAFCQAARLHMQLQNKHDSATSYIDAGNAFKKADPQEAIKCLNAAIDIYTDMGRFTIAAKHHITIAEVYESELVDIEKAIAHYEQAADYYKGEESNSSANKCLLKVASYSAQLEQYPKAIEIYEQVGTSTMDNPLLKYSAKEYFFKASLCHFIVDELNAKLAVGKYEEMFPAFSDSRECKLLKKLLEAHEEQNAEAFTEAVKEFDTISRLDQWHTTMLLRIKKTIQGDEGDLK